One genomic region from Kiloniellales bacterium encodes:
- a CDS encoding P22 phage major capsid protein family protein has translation MANALITPSVIAKEALMQLENNLVFGNCVHREYVNEFKKIGDTVNVRRPVRFNVTDGAARTNQDVEEVNTAIVVNKRKHVSFSFSSQDLTLTIEDFSERYITPAMVSLANKVDQDLASLYDDVFNWVGAPGQAVGSFGDFSKAPQRLDEGAVPSDRRKSVLSPSDFWSMTGNLSGLQIERSADAAYRRGVLGQVAGIEMSMDQNIRVHTTGSFSTGSTPLVNGAGQAVSYAGADKTAWSQSLVTDGWAAATPVLKAGDVITLAGVNAVNPVPGEGAKDDLGRLQQFVVLDDAVSDGTGNAVLTISPPIITSGPQQTVTAAPADNAAITPLGSEATGYRQNLVFHRDAFALVTVPLEMPREPVFKARESHNGLSIRLVGSYDIDSDENPVRLDILYGVKTLYPELATRLSGSA, from the coding sequence AACGCACTCATCACCCCTTCCGTGATCGCCAAGGAAGCGCTGATGCAGTTGGAGAACAACCTCGTGTTCGGCAACTGCGTCCACCGCGAGTATGTCAACGAGTTCAAGAAGATCGGCGACACGGTCAACGTCCGCCGGCCGGTCAGGTTCAACGTGACCGACGGCGCGGCGCGGACCAACCAGGACGTCGAGGAGGTCAACACCGCGATCGTCGTCAACAAGCGCAAGCACGTCTCCTTCAGCTTCTCGTCCCAGGACCTGACCCTGACGATCGAGGACTTCTCCGAGCGCTACATCACGCCGGCCATGGTCTCGCTCGCCAACAAGGTCGACCAGGACCTGGCGTCGCTCTACGACGACGTCTTCAACTGGGTCGGTGCGCCGGGCCAGGCGGTCGGGTCCTTCGGTGACTTCTCGAAGGCCCCGCAGCGCCTCGACGAGGGCGCGGTGCCGAGCGACCGGCGTAAGTCGGTCCTGTCGCCGAGCGACTTCTGGTCGATGACCGGCAACCTGAGCGGCCTGCAGATCGAGCGCTCCGCCGACGCGGCCTACCGCCGCGGCGTGCTCGGCCAGGTGGCCGGCATCGAGATGTCCATGGACCAGAACATCCGGGTCCACACCACGGGCAGCTTCTCGACCGGCTCGACTCCCCTGGTCAATGGCGCGGGCCAGGCGGTGAGCTACGCCGGAGCCGACAAGACGGCCTGGTCGCAGAGCCTGGTCACCGACGGCTGGGCCGCCGCGACGCCGGTCCTGAAGGCGGGCGACGTCATCACCCTGGCGGGCGTCAACGCGGTCAACCCGGTGCCCGGCGAGGGCGCGAAGGACGACCTGGGCCGCCTGCAGCAGTTCGTCGTGCTCGACGACGCGGTCTCGGACGGCACCGGCAACGCGGTCCTGACGATCAGTCCGCCGATCATCACGAGCGGGCCCCAGCAGACCGTGACGGCGGCCCCGGCGGACAACGCGGCGATCACCCCGCTGGGCAGCGAGGCGACGGGCTACCGCCAGAACCTGGTGTTCCACCGCGACGCCTTCGCCCTGGTCACGGTGCCGCTGGAGATGCCGCGCGAGCCGGTGTTCAAGGCGCGCGAGAGCCACAACGGTCTCTCGATCCGGCTGGTCGGGTCCTACGACATCGACTCCGACGAGAACCCGGTGCGCCTCGACATCCTCTACGGCGTGAAGACCCTCTACCCCGAGCTGGCCACGCGCCTGAGCGGCTCTGCCTGA